A region of Actinomycetota bacterium DNA encodes the following proteins:
- a CDS encoding matrixin family metalloprotease — protein sequence MSESPLGHERRNPSHPLRRARDYFDDGITRRRTWFKYERHYRLTYRRRPLITVLCTIAAVAATSVLAWGTTRVGSIYTDAAFAGSGWATCSAPISWTTDTSNLTPKQAAVVRPDLGAAFDAWAKASGLTFADGGELAVSYNDATTTVKPVKDISRNIAVYFVPDSKSSIITKNVVGYGSPSRVFAGSKEIVNGYIAVSTDYLVRTNSFDRRLLFMHELGHALGLADSDDPSNVMFRYLDTNLPVDRQIGSGDIEGIKAIEKVCQN from the coding sequence ATGTCTGAGTCACCGCTGGGCCACGAGCGGAGGAATCCGAGTCACCCATTGCGCCGTGCGCGTGACTATTTCGATGACGGTATTACTCGCCGGCGGACATGGTTCAAATACGAACGCCACTACCGTCTCACCTATCGGCGGCGCCCATTGATAACCGTGTTGTGCACGATTGCAGCCGTCGCAGCCACGAGCGTGCTTGCGTGGGGGACAACCCGTGTGGGCTCCATCTACACCGATGCGGCATTCGCTGGCAGTGGTTGGGCCACCTGCTCGGCTCCCATCTCGTGGACGACGGACACGTCGAACCTGACACCTAAACAGGCAGCCGTCGTGCGCCCCGACCTTGGGGCGGCCTTCGATGCTTGGGCGAAGGCATCGGGGCTGACCTTTGCCGATGGTGGAGAACTAGCGGTCTCCTACAACGATGCGACCACCACGGTCAAGCCCGTCAAGGACATTAGTCGCAATATTGCCGTGTACTTTGTTCCCGACTCGAAATCGTCGATCATCACAAAGAACGTCGTCGGGTATGGATCGCCAAGTCGAGTGTTTGCAGGCAGCAAGGAGATCGTCAATGGCTATATCGCAGTCAGCACGGACTATCTAGTCAGAACAAACAGTTTCGACCGTCGATTGCTCTTCATGCATGAACTTGGCCACGCACTGGGTCTTGCAGACAGCGACGATCCCAGCAATGTCATGTTCAGGTACCTAGATACCAATTTGCCGGTCGATCGGCAGATCGGAAGCGGCGATATTGAGGGGATAAAAGCCATCGAAAAGGTCTGCCAGAACTAG
- a CDS encoding glycosyltransferase: MTALSETAVLLLAVASMLACAAAVLATVLAKASRTRRMRVQRQLEHEISRLEPGDAFAAPKSQTREVLAAYVDVRQSATLSPLTVEGVRAWLVDQGVERVLIRKLGSRRAIRRVEAATALGYLPGDSVRQALVDALGREQRDTVRLRIAVALHQVDPDASVAILLDSILSASEWIAVRAKGLLLEAGRSFYLIARTMLATTETRLTGILIDFAAVYPATDLRDFLVARVWSKDADVSIHAAQALRAMYPSIIADERYMDHPLWQVRANAYGALASTPSRRTLERLLARTSDMAQASSWARATPDYDLEFAELQVAAANLLRTQPSLLPTVAEAFVSTDVPEYRSALASLLSSRIQYYFMQLIGPDADAARAIVRAIVASGRSSELIGFLNRNRNVELENEVLACIQPLLEASPQLVQELEWYLAPRILDKIGLEERSRATPPRVEQRVKSKIVRMYALLVVALLAFPLAFWLLNRSEFGVLSPLDLLREYVTAWNSALLVYIAALQVATLAILVFAVIGVRAQARSWRAKPYSLLFRPKVLPSVSIVAPAFNEESTIVESASSLLGIQYPDFELIIVNDGSRDATMERLIEHFELEKVDRTIPTTLATKAVRGIYASPAVPQLLVVDKDNGGKADSLNAGINMSTKEYFCGIDADSLLESDSMLKVAAGCLDSVDEMVAAGGNVFPINGCTVERGALVKVGLARSPLARFQTIEYIRAFMAGRVGWAYVKSLLIISGAFGLFRKERVIQAGGYLTESGPYRQDTVGEDMELVVRLRREMIESGIPHQINYAYNANCWTEVPETISTLHRQRDRWQRGLVDIQFLHRRLLLNPRYKSTGLIGMPYYFVFELFGPLIEAQGYIMLILAAITGLLEPAMAIALFTTIVLWGILVSTLSLYIAELQTSYFTRREIATMLWYAVLENFGFRQLASLWRVSGFFSSLRRPRGWGEMRRKGFAVAAQ, translated from the coding sequence ATGACAGCCCTAAGTGAGACTGCCGTACTGCTGCTAGCTGTCGCGTCGATGCTGGCGTGCGCGGCGGCGGTGCTGGCCACGGTGCTGGCCAAGGCATCGCGGACGCGCCGCATGCGCGTGCAGCGGCAGTTGGAGCACGAGATCTCGCGCCTTGAACCCGGGGATGCGTTCGCCGCTCCAAAGAGCCAAACTCGTGAGGTCCTTGCTGCCTACGTCGATGTGCGTCAGTCCGCGACCCTGTCCCCGCTGACGGTCGAGGGAGTGCGAGCATGGCTTGTTGACCAGGGCGTGGAGCGGGTACTGATCCGCAAACTCGGTTCGCGGCGTGCCATTCGGCGTGTTGAGGCGGCGACCGCGCTCGGCTACCTGCCCGGTGACTCGGTGCGGCAGGCTCTTGTCGATGCCCTGGGGCGTGAACAGCGCGACACTGTGCGGCTGCGGATCGCCGTTGCCCTGCATCAGGTGGACCCGGATGCGAGCGTGGCGATCCTCTTGGACAGCATCCTGAGCGCGAGCGAGTGGATTGCGGTTCGTGCCAAGGGCTTACTGTTGGAGGCAGGGCGATCGTTCTACCTCATTGCGCGCACCATGCTCGCGACCACAGAGACGCGTCTCACCGGCATCCTCATCGACTTCGCGGCCGTGTATCCCGCCACGGACCTGCGCGATTTCCTCGTTGCCCGCGTATGGTCGAAGGACGCGGACGTCTCCATTCACGCGGCCCAGGCATTGCGGGCTATGTATCCATCGATAATCGCGGACGAGCGTTACATGGATCACCCGCTCTGGCAGGTGCGGGCCAATGCCTATGGGGCCTTGGCCAGCACACCGAGCCGTCGAACTCTGGAGCGCCTCCTCGCGCGCACATCCGATATGGCTCAGGCGAGCTCCTGGGCGCGAGCGACTCCAGATTACGACCTGGAGTTCGCCGAGTTGCAGGTTGCGGCAGCCAATCTCCTGCGCACTCAGCCGAGCCTTCTGCCGACCGTTGCCGAGGCGTTCGTTTCCACTGACGTCCCCGAGTACCGGAGTGCCCTGGCGTCGCTGCTCTCCTCACGAATCCAGTACTACTTCATGCAACTGATTGGCCCCGACGCCGATGCCGCGCGCGCGATCGTGCGCGCGATCGTGGCCTCAGGCAGGAGCAGTGAGCTGATCGGCTTCTTGAATCGCAATCGCAATGTGGAGCTCGAGAACGAGGTCCTTGCATGCATCCAGCCCCTGCTTGAAGCAAGTCCGCAACTGGTGCAGGAGCTGGAGTGGTATCTCGCGCCGAGGATCCTGGACAAGATCGGCCTCGAAGAGCGCAGTCGCGCCACACCGCCAAGAGTGGAGCAACGCGTCAAGTCGAAGATCGTGCGGATGTACGCCCTGCTGGTCGTTGCGCTGCTGGCCTTCCCACTTGCGTTCTGGCTGCTCAACCGCTCGGAGTTCGGTGTGCTCTCTCCACTGGACCTGCTGCGCGAGTACGTGACCGCGTGGAACTCGGCTCTGCTGGTGTACATCGCTGCGCTGCAGGTGGCGACTCTCGCCATCCTGGTCTTCGCCGTCATCGGCGTGCGTGCGCAAGCCAGATCCTGGCGGGCCAAGCCGTACTCGCTGCTGTTTCGTCCCAAGGTGCTGCCGTCAGTCTCGATCGTGGCCCCAGCCTTCAATGAGGAGTCGACGATCGTTGAGAGCGCGAGTTCCCTGCTGGGCATCCAGTATCCCGATTTTGAGCTAATCATCGTGAATGACGGTTCCCGCGATGCCACCATGGAGCGACTCATCGAGCACTTCGAGCTCGAGAAGGTGGATCGCACGATCCCAACGACCCTGGCGACCAAGGCCGTGCGCGGCATCTACGCCAGTCCCGCGGTCCCGCAGCTGCTCGTGGTTGACAAAGACAATGGAGGCAAGGCCGACTCCCTGAATGCTGGGATCAACATGAGTACCAAGGAGTACTTTTGCGGCATCGATGCAGACTCGCTGCTCGAGTCCGACTCGATGCTCAAGGTCGCTGCTGGGTGCCTGGATTCGGTCGACGAGATGGTGGCCGCGGGCGGGAACGTGTTCCCGATCAACGGCTGTACGGTCGAGCGCGGCGCCCTTGTCAAGGTCGGCCTGGCACGCTCGCCATTGGCGCGGTTCCAGACCATCGAGTACATCCGGGCCTTCATGGCAGGTCGCGTCGGCTGGGCCTATGTGAAGTCGCTCTTGATCATCTCGGGGGCCTTTGGGCTGTTCCGCAAGGAGCGCGTGATCCAGGCGGGCGGGTACTTGACCGAATCGGGTCCTTACCGCCAGGACACCGTCGGTGAGGACATGGAATTGGTCGTCCGCCTGCGACGCGAGATGATCGAGTCGGGTATCCCCCACCAGATCAACTACGCCTACAACGCAAACTGCTGGACCGAGGTGCCCGAGACCATCTCTACGCTGCATCGTCAGCGCGACCGCTGGCAGCGCGGACTGGTCGACATACAGTTCCTGCACCGCAGGCTGCTGCTGAACCCGAGATACAAGTCCACCGGTCTTATCGGGATGCCGTACTACTTCGTGTTCGAGCTGTTTGGCCCGTTGATTGAGGCGCAGGGGTACATCATGCTCATCCTCGCGGCAATCACTGGGCTGCTTGAGCCGGCAATGGCGATTGCGCTGTTCACGACGATCGTGCTCTGGGGAATCCTCGTCTCGACCCTGTCGCTGTACATCGCGGAACTCCAAACCAGCTATTTCACTCGACGCGAGATCGCCACCATGCTCTGGTACGCAGTCCTGGAGAATTTTGGCTTCCGGCAGCTCGCGAGCCTGTGGCGCGTCTCGGGGTTCTTCAGTTCACTGCGCCGACCACGAGGGTGGGGTGAGATGCGCCGCAAGGGGTTTGCAGTTGCCGCCCAGTGA
- a CDS encoding BrnT family toxin has translation MNLRFEFDAVKSKRNKFKHGIDFVEAQELWEDDNLIASVTDFEGEVRFTVIGVADSRHWTAVITYRHAAVRIISVRRARRQEVEAYEAQAHHG, from the coding sequence ATGAATCTGAGATTTGAGTTCGACGCGGTCAAGAGCAAGCGCAACAAATTCAAGCACGGGATCGATTTCGTCGAAGCGCAAGAGCTATGGGAGGACGACAATCTCATTGCGAGTGTGACGGACTTCGAAGGCGAGGTCCGATTCACCGTAATCGGAGTCGCGGATAGCCGCCATTGGACGGCGGTCATCACCTACCGCCACGCAGCAGTTCGCATCATCTCGGTGCGCAGAGCAAGAAGACAGGAGGTAGAAGCATATGAAGCCCAAGCGCATCACGGCTGA
- a CDS encoding bifunctional methylenetetrahydrofolate dehydrogenase/methenyltetrahydrofolate cyclohydrolase, translated as MTAQILDGKATSARIKGELKIRVDALRARGITPGLGTVLVGDDPGSQTYVRGKHRDCQEVGIASVRVDLPASTTQAELESEILRLNLDPAVTGYIVQLPLPKHLDANRVLELMDPLKDADGLHPMSLGRLVLGVAAPLPCTPRGIVELLRTYAVEIEGAHVVVVGRGITVGRPLGLLLTRRSENSTVTLCHTGTREVGAFLRQADIIVAAAGVPHMITPDLVRTGATVLDVGITRTDAGLVGDIHPDVMEVADFFAPNPGGVGPMTRAMLLANVVDSAERLTAS; from the coding sequence GTGACCGCACAGATACTGGATGGCAAGGCAACCTCGGCACGAATCAAAGGCGAACTGAAGATACGGGTCGATGCTCTGCGCGCCCGTGGGATCACTCCTGGGTTAGGCACTGTTCTCGTGGGTGATGATCCAGGCAGTCAGACATATGTGCGCGGCAAGCACCGAGATTGCCAGGAAGTGGGCATCGCCTCGGTCCGCGTTGACCTTCCTGCCTCAACTACGCAGGCTGAGCTGGAGTCGGAAATCCTTCGGCTGAACTTGGATCCAGCTGTGACAGGCTACATCGTGCAGTTGCCGCTGCCCAAGCATCTGGACGCCAATCGCGTGCTTGAGCTGATGGATCCGCTGAAGGATGCCGATGGTTTGCACCCGATGAGCCTTGGCCGCCTCGTTCTAGGAGTTGCCGCACCGCTGCCCTGCACTCCACGCGGCATCGTTGAGTTGCTTCGCACGTATGCGGTCGAAATTGAAGGCGCGCATGTTGTTGTCGTTGGCCGTGGCATCACGGTGGGTCGTCCGCTTGGCCTGCTGCTGACTCGTCGTTCGGAGAACTCAACGGTGACCCTTTGTCATACGGGAACGCGTGAAGTTGGCGCCTTTCTTCGTCAGGCCGACATCATCGTTGCGGCAGCTGGCGTACCACACATGATCACTCCCGATCTCGTTCGCACGGGAGCTACGGTGTTAGACGTTGGCATCACCCGCACCGATGCAGGTCTTGTTGGCGACATTCATCCTGATGTCATGGAAGTCGCTGACTTCTTTGCGCCAAATCCGGGCGGCGTCGGCCCCATGACGCGAGCCATGCTGCTGGCCAATGTTGTTGACTCGGCTGAGCGTCTTACTGCTAGCTGA
- a CDS encoding diguanylate cyclase, whose product MIADTSNPVLIAPNTYWVGVNDHPLGLQCNPYLILDGDDAVLIDPGSVLDFEYVRAQVEKLIPISSISTIALSHQDPDLCSSVTLFERAGFEGHIATHWRASVLQRYYGITSPFYLVNEHQYALTLRSGKVIEFIPTPYLHFPGAVATFDPQTRVLFSGDLFGAFSTHWSFRADKSTYIEGMKAFHEHYMPSNDNIRPVMEMLLAMDIDVIAPQHGSIIDADIADYIVALRELECGTMLNPIRHELAASGGFTSIVEQVIRRLQGLYQADEVLGVVQHMEMTIDPGTLTIGEFSYTGVELWNALFQTMADAGKQSWLTAVEPLVRKLAAEYDIEMPQYYLNERSTTQVRIDQLAQEIDSLRALNVRLDTTLRESEDKLTRCPLTGLRNERFFTEFLPASVAQAEAAGQDLTLVYVGADRIADVTYARGKQAGDEVIKSVGYLLERGLERNEQLFRLDGPNFVQMLIEVSGERAVLTRVERIRREVAMSTISLDPLTVSIGTVSLSEARTHQPDPAEHASLMARTGLLRLRVASNRGGDTICSTSDIEHPSTSAGTIVIADPDPVNIDVLTTALQAMNFETIGCSDGLQALQAIEHGSISVVIAEAVLPKLDGFALREALSSASAFRELPFLMMGYEKDAETVARAQSLGINHFFKKPYLLSELVGTVRLEQRPRLR is encoded by the coding sequence GTGATTGCAGACACCAGCAATCCGGTCCTGATTGCGCCCAACACTTACTGGGTCGGCGTCAATGACCATCCGCTGGGGCTTCAGTGCAACCCATATCTGATCCTTGACGGTGATGATGCTGTGTTGATCGATCCGGGGTCAGTCCTCGACTTCGAGTATGTGCGCGCCCAGGTGGAGAAGCTGATCCCAATCAGCAGCATCAGCACGATCGCACTGAGCCATCAGGACCCTGACCTCTGTTCAAGTGTGACGCTGTTCGAGCGCGCTGGGTTCGAGGGGCACATTGCCACGCACTGGCGGGCATCGGTTCTCCAGCGCTATTACGGCATCACCTCGCCGTTCTACCTGGTCAATGAGCATCAGTACGCGCTGACGCTGCGGTCGGGCAAGGTCATCGAATTCATCCCAACCCCTTACTTGCACTTCCCCGGTGCAGTAGCCACGTTCGATCCGCAGACCAGGGTCCTGTTCTCGGGGGATCTCTTCGGCGCCTTCTCGACCCACTGGTCCTTTCGCGCCGACAAGTCAACCTATATCGAGGGCATGAAAGCGTTCCACGAGCATTACATGCCCAGCAACGACAACATCCGGCCGGTGATGGAAATGCTGCTGGCGATGGACATCGACGTCATCGCGCCTCAGCATGGATCCATCATTGATGCCGACATCGCGGACTACATCGTTGCCCTCCGGGAGCTTGAGTGCGGCACGATGCTCAATCCGATACGGCACGAGCTTGCCGCCTCAGGCGGATTCACCAGCATCGTCGAGCAGGTGATCCGCAGGTTGCAAGGGCTCTACCAGGCGGACGAGGTGCTCGGCGTCGTGCAGCACATGGAGATGACGATTGATCCTGGAACCTTGACGATTGGGGAATTTTCCTACACCGGCGTGGAACTGTGGAATGCCCTGTTCCAGACCATGGCTGATGCGGGGAAGCAGTCCTGGCTGACGGCGGTTGAGCCATTGGTCCGCAAGCTCGCAGCCGAGTACGACATCGAGATGCCCCAGTACTACCTGAACGAGCGATCGACAACCCAGGTTCGCATCGACCAGCTTGCCCAAGAGATCGACAGTCTGCGCGCGCTCAATGTCCGCCTGGACACCACGCTGCGCGAATCGGAGGACAAGCTCACCAGATGCCCGCTGACAGGCCTTCGGAATGAGCGCTTCTTCACCGAATTCCTGCCGGCGAGCGTTGCGCAGGCCGAGGCCGCGGGCCAGGACCTCACCTTGGTCTATGTCGGAGCAGACCGCATCGCTGACGTGACCTATGCACGAGGCAAGCAGGCAGGCGATGAGGTCATCAAGAGCGTGGGTTACCTGCTTGAGCGGGGATTGGAGCGAAATGAGCAGCTGTTCCGCCTCGATGGCCCCAACTTCGTGCAGATGCTCATCGAGGTGTCCGGCGAGCGAGCCGTGCTGACCCGAGTCGAGCGCATCCGTCGCGAGGTTGCCATGTCCACGATCTCACTGGATCCCCTGACGGTCTCCATCGGGACGGTATCCCTAAGCGAGGCGCGCACCCATCAGCCAGACCCAGCCGAGCATGCATCGCTCATGGCCCGAACTGGACTGCTGCGTCTTCGTGTCGCGAGCAATCGCGGCGGCGACACCATCTGCTCGACATCGGACATCGAGCATCCGTCCACCTCGGCCGGAACGATTGTGATCGCCGACCCGGATCCGGTGAATATCGACGTGCTCACGACTGCGCTGCAGGCCATGAACTTCGAGACAATCGGTTGCTCAGATGGGCTTCAAGCGCTTCAGGCGATCGAGCATGGGTCCATCAGTGTCGTCATCGCCGAGGCGGTCTTGCCGAAACTCGATGGTTTCGCGTTGCGCGAGGCGCTGTCGTCGGCGTCTGCCTTCAGGGAGCTGCCGTTCCTCATGATGGGATACGAGAAGGACGCCGAGACAGTCGCTCGCGCCCAGAGCCTGGGGATCAACCACTTCTTCAAGAAGCCATACCTGCTGTCCGAACTGGTCGGCACTGTGCGTCTTGAGCAGCGACCGCGTCTGAGATGA
- a CDS encoding CopG family transcriptional regulator — MTAEEFDAKFDAGEDISEYVDWSKATHPMREIHRVNVDFPKWVVFAMDRESARLGITRQSLIKMWIAERVDQLPSIQALNQSAMERPEKRTKD; from the coding sequence ATCACGGCTGAAGAATTTGATGCCAAATTTGACGCCGGTGAGGACATCAGTGAATACGTTGATTGGTCAAAGGCTACGCATCCCATGCGTGAGATTCACCGAGTCAACGTCGACTTCCCAAAATGGGTGGTCTTCGCCATGGATCGTGAATCAGCACGCCTGGGCATCACCCGCCAGTCCCTGATCAAAATGTGGATCGCCGAGCGAGTCGACCAGTTGCCTTCTATTCAAGCGCTCAATCAGAGCGCCATGGAGCGCCCAGAAAAGCGGACCAAGGACTAA
- a CDS encoding diguanylate cyclase: MQRGSGGGLYDPSEKPVELDDGVWWVGVRLFDNTFQCHAYLIENGTDSVLIDPGSNVTIDGVLAKVRQVMPLENIKYLVCHHADPDVCSSLHDLTGILKRDDVQVITEWRARELLDHYGHRFPYYLLEDHAWRLPLAGDRELQFQLTPYLHFPGAFVSFDTHTRTLFSADLFGGFVPDSNILIGTDLEYILEAARPFHQHYMPSRQLLELGLTRIQQHWPNIARIAPQHGHVIEGELVQPAFEGLKQLECGIFTLSDADLDLQHLMRLSESRAHILQALLEAHSPRDLVAHINRILHDIQIAAQVVLRLFLPDERQWVEWGVEGAKTVHSGTHRGWTTIPLDGMPKANLLVSGRDGDPLDKDFTSMLDAMAAIIRPTVEQYLAERRLHQEAETDQLTGLGNRRALELVIPADRYCVVAMDVDHFKRVNDEFGHPTGDRVLQRVSAAVRNTARSGDGVFRTGGEEFLVYLPRATKEAAFRAAERIRAAVSSLDLTGEAPGGHVTLSAGIAELERSDAGRLDDVMLHADEALYRAKRGGRNQISVYPTTTPN; this comes from the coding sequence ATGCAACGCGGGAGCGGAGGCGGGCTCTATGACCCGTCGGAGAAGCCCGTCGAACTTGACGATGGAGTCTGGTGGGTCGGAGTGCGGCTTTTCGACAACACTTTCCAATGTCATGCGTACCTCATTGAAAACGGCACGGATTCGGTGCTGATCGACCCGGGTTCCAATGTCACGATTGATGGTGTCCTGGCGAAGGTTCGACAAGTCATGCCACTGGAGAACATCAAATATCTCGTGTGTCATCACGCCGACCCGGACGTGTGCTCATCACTGCACGATCTGACTGGCATTCTCAAGCGTGACGACGTCCAGGTCATCACTGAGTGGCGAGCACGGGAATTACTTGACCATTACGGTCACCGGTTTCCGTACTACCTGCTTGAGGACCACGCTTGGCGCCTTCCGCTCGCAGGCGATCGCGAACTCCAGTTCCAACTCACCCCGTACCTACATTTTCCCGGAGCTTTCGTAAGTTTCGACACGCACACCCGTACCCTCTTCTCGGCTGATCTGTTCGGCGGCTTCGTTCCGGATTCCAATATTCTCATCGGGACCGATCTTGAATACATTCTCGAGGCGGCTCGCCCATTCCATCAGCACTACATGCCGAGCCGTCAACTGCTTGAATTGGGGCTCACTCGCATCCAGCAGCACTGGCCAAACATTGCTCGCATAGCGCCGCAGCATGGGCACGTCATCGAAGGCGAACTCGTGCAGCCGGCCTTCGAGGGGCTCAAGCAGTTGGAGTGCGGAATCTTTACTCTCTCCGACGCGGATCTTGATCTTCAACACCTCATGCGCCTGAGCGAAAGCAGGGCGCACATCCTGCAAGCACTGCTCGAAGCACATTCCCCCAGGGATCTCGTTGCACACATCAACCGAATCCTTCATGACATTCAAATTGCTGCTCAAGTCGTCCTTCGGCTCTTCCTGCCAGACGAACGCCAGTGGGTGGAATGGGGGGTCGAGGGCGCCAAGACAGTGCACAGTGGGACGCATCGAGGTTGGACCACGATCCCGCTAGACGGCATGCCTAAGGCGAATCTCCTAGTAAGCGGGCGCGACGGTGACCCGCTCGACAAAGACTTCACATCGATGCTGGATGCGATGGCGGCAATCATTCGCCCAACGGTCGAGCAGTATCTGGCCGAGCGGCGACTCCACCAAGAGGCTGAGACCGACCAGTTGACGGGGTTGGGAAATCGTCGAGCGCTGGAACTGGTCATCCCGGCGGATCGCTACTGTGTCGTGGCAATGGACGTGGATCACTTCAAGCGAGTCAACGACGAATTCGGGCATCCGACTGGGGATCGAGTGCTGCAAAGGGTTTCCGCGGCTGTTCGCAATACGGCCCGATCCGGGGATGGGGTATTTCGCACTGGAGGTGAGGAGTTCCTTGTCTATTTGCCTAGGGCGACAAAGGAAGCGGCTTTTCGCGCGGCCGAGCGCATTCGCGCTGCTGTGTCATCCCTCGATCTCACAGGTGAGGCTCCTGGAGGCCACGTCACTCTCAGCGCTGGCATCGCCGAACTTGAGCGCAGTGATGCCGGTCGCCTCGACGACGTCATGTTGCATGCAGACGAGGCGCTCTATCGAGCCAAGCGTGGAGGACGCAACCAAATATCGGTCTACCCGACCACGACGCCGAACTGA
- a CDS encoding glycosyltransferase family 4 protein, translating into MRILIWHGYLLDGTGSNIFTQSIARELSSQGHDVTVLSQDADPARFDLGGARAVRPPMDGDLPVFVLDQYSDMTPRLLQDFASEEREHFVQQAAEVIRLQGPADFLITNHLLMGAPVGAASGLPFAVMVHGSELEFAMSGNPELIQWAVASLRQAHAVIAGSLHIVHRLREVVGPGDYEHNVHVVAPGVDTQRLHPQSPDEALTSLIAQCQLDPPNSNRSNYRLPDPGNADRLTAFLSDQQPTVVYVGKLSKEKGVDLLMRALLDVPARAVIAGFGPLREELEAECGSSVLFTGPLGHRHLAHLWPLATVSVVPSVLPEAFGLVAAEAAACGSPPLVAFHAGLAEVAMGLSENYPTAQAHLTRFRVGDVRDLATKMREIVALPSPIHDRVAQAARKTAVERWGLETTAERLVQIMSR; encoded by the coding sequence GTGAGGATTTTGATCTGGCATGGCTATTTGCTGGATGGCACGGGTTCGAACATTTTCACCCAATCGATTGCCCGTGAGCTGAGCAGCCAGGGTCATGACGTGACCGTTTTGAGTCAGGACGCGGATCCGGCTCGGTTCGACCTCGGCGGAGCACGCGCGGTGCGCCCACCGATGGATGGCGACCTTCCGGTGTTTGTCCTCGATCAGTACTCCGACATGACGCCGCGGCTCCTCCAGGATTTCGCCTCTGAGGAGCGCGAACACTTCGTCCAACAAGCTGCGGAGGTGATCAGGCTTCAAGGTCCGGCCGATTTCCTGATCACCAACCATCTGCTAATGGGGGCTCCCGTGGGTGCGGCGTCTGGGTTGCCTTTCGCTGTGATGGTCCACGGATCTGAACTTGAATTCGCCATGAGCGGCAACCCGGAACTCATCCAGTGGGCCGTTGCGTCACTACGCCAAGCCCACGCGGTTATTGCGGGATCATTACATATCGTTCACCGGCTGCGCGAGGTCGTTGGTCCTGGCGACTACGAACACAACGTGCATGTGGTGGCGCCCGGAGTCGACACCCAGCGACTTCATCCGCAGAGCCCGGATGAGGCGTTAACATCGTTGATTGCTCAATGTCAGTTGGACCCGCCAAACAGCAATCGATCCAACTACCGCTTACCCGATCCTGGTAACGCCGACCGTCTCACTGCGTTCCTTTCCGACCAGCAACCAACGGTTGTGTACGTGGGAAAGCTAAGCAAAGAAAAAGGTGTTGACCTGCTGATGCGAGCCCTTCTCGATGTTCCAGCGCGGGCTGTCATTGCGGGCTTCGGGCCGCTTCGCGAGGAACTTGAGGCAGAGTGCGGATCATCTGTCCTGTTCACTGGACCCCTGGGTCACCGTCATCTTGCGCATCTGTGGCCCTTGGCGACAGTCAGCGTCGTGCCGTCGGTGCTTCCCGAGGCCTTCGGCTTGGTTGCCGCGGAAGCGGCAGCGTGCGGTTCGCCTCCATTGGTCGCGTTTCATGCCGGACTGGCTGAGGTCGCAATGGGACTATCCGAAAACTATCCAACAGCGCAAGCCCATCTCACGCGCTTTCGTGTTGGCGACGTTCGAGATCTCGCCACGAAGATGCGAGAAATCGTCGCACTACCTTCGCCGATCCATGATCGGGTCGCCCAGGCCGCAAGGAAGACTGCAGTTGAGCGGTGGGGCCTGGAAACCACTGCGGAGCGTCTAGTGCAAATAATGTCCCGTTGA